Below is a window of Senegalia massiliensis DNA.
ATTAAAATTAAGGATATTATAATTCCTAAAAATGTTGAAATTTGAGGTAGGTTTAAGAAATTTTGTGCTACCAAATAAAGTACAATTCCATAAAACAAGCCACCAACAATTCCATTTTTCCCAAATAAGGCATCTTCATATTCACTTAATCTTATTCCATTAATAATATTAAATATATAAGCTATAAATACTAAAAACACACCTGCTGAAACTGAAGCTATTAAAACCGTTTGTATATTTTCAAAAGGTCTAATTACTAATGCAGGAATTATCTCTTCAAAACCAAATACACTTCCATATAAAAAACCAAATATCATAGAGCTTATACCAATTCTTGATATAAGTTTTGCAAATTTACTTCCATTTTTTCTACCTAAATAAATCCCTCCAATTGTTATCACAAAACCTTGGCCTATATCACCAAACATAGCTCCAAAAAATAACATATATGTTATTGCTAAGAAAGGAGTAGGATCTAATTCCTTGTATGAAGGCGTTGCATACATCTCTATAAGGTATTCAAAAGGAGATAATAACCAATTGTTTTTTAATTTTGTAGGAGGATTTAATGCAGTAGTTAAATTTTCTTCCTTTTCATAATGAATAGTTATATCAAAATCCTTTAATCTTGATTCAAACTCCTCTGTACAATTGGTAGGTATCCATGCGGATAAATAAAAAAAGTATTTAGTTGCTACCATTAACTTTTTTAGGCTATTTACTCTTTCCTGTAATTTAAATATTGAATAACATCTTTCAATGGTTTTTCTATTTTCTTGTTTGAAATTTTCTAGTTTTTCTATAACTTTTAATAATTCTGACTTTTTATTGTGTTTTTCTTGATTTAATTGTTGTATTATATCTTTAGGTTTGCCTTTAAATCCTTTTTTAATATCTAATTTTTTAAAACTTAAAGAACGTAATATTCTTTCAGTTTCTTTCCCTAAGTCAACTGGATATATTACAAGATATAGTTCGCCAGAGTTTAGAGTGTCTTCATGTAAAACTATAGCTGGAATATTTTCATAATTTTTTTTCAATTTTATTCTGTTTTCTTTAGATAATAATCCAAAGTAATAATTAAATCTCTTCATATCATCTAATTTTTCAAGCTCTATATCTAATCCCTCTATTAGCTTTATATTATCAAGTGATTTTTGTATATTATCTATATCATTTTTGATCTTTTCTCTTTTATTCATTATAGGCAAAATTTTATTATACAGCTCATCCATATTTTTTTCCATAGCATCTAAGCTACAATTTTCATTTATATATTCTTCCTTTATATCAAAGCTTTCATCATATATTTTTTCTATTAGTTTCATTTTTTCAAGAGCCTTTTTATAACCTTCATGTAAAGTTAAGGGATGAACACTTGCCATTCCTGCCAAACTTTCTACATTTTTTTCTGTTACATCTAAATTAAATCTACTTTGTTTTATTTCATTTAATGCACTTACTACATCTAAGTTTCCAGAAAGTATAATTTGTCTTGAAATTTTATCTACATCTTCAATTGAACCTACTAAATTTATCATAGACATTTTTTCTATACTCAATTATTTCACCCCCTTGCTAATTTCTCTTATAATATATTTTTCTGTTTCTTTTTTATCTAAATCATATCTTATAGATTCAGCTATAGATATTATATCTCTTATTTCATATTCTAATAAGTGGATATAGCTTACAGCAACCATTATATTCATTTTGCCTTGATTGAAATAATCTAAAAATCTATTATACATATAAGTTTCTAATTTTATTTCCATATATAAATCTATTGTATTTTTATCTTCAAATAAAAAATAATACGGGGTAGTAGCTACTATTTCTATAAAGTCTTGTTCAGAGTTTGCATAGCTAAGTTTTTTAATTAAATTATAATTTGTTATCTTGCCACCCTTTAAAGCATAATTTACGAGTTCTTCTTTAGATAAATTGAAAAATTTACTCCCTCTATATAACCACTCTATATTTAAAAGATCTATATTTATACCTAATATACCCTCTAAAGTTTTTCTATCTGTGCTTTTTAAATGCTCAATCTGTTCATATAATTTTGTAAAATAAAGTCTATCTAGGTTCATCTCAATATAAAACATCAATCTATCTTCTTCTTCGTCTAAATAAGGATGAAGTCTATCATAATATATTGTTCCTTTTAAATTTTCTATTAACTCAGAAATATTTTTTGACTTAATTAACTTATCATGGTCAACAATACTATAACTTCCCTTATAAAGTATCAAATCTTTTATAGAATCTAAATCTTTTCCTCTAGCAAGAGTTCTTAAATATAATTTTAAATCTTCTATCTCAAATTTTTTAAATAATATTTTAAATAGTTTTCTATATTCACCAATAAAAAAATGAATTATTTTCTCATACTGATTTATCATATATTTTTTAAGATATATTTCTATCTTATCTCTATGTATACCTTTTATATTCACTTGTCCTAACGCTTCACTATATCCTGTGTTAGATTTTAAATAATCTACAAAGTCTTCAATAGTATTCTTTGATATTAAATTTTCATAATCATTCAATGTAAGCATTTTTCGTTTCAATGCTCTTATTTTAGTATTTACAGCAGCAAATTTTGTAACACTACTCAACATATTCACTCCTTAGATGAAAACTATATTTCTAATATTTGTTTTAGCGCTTTCTCAATCATTTTCTCTTTATTTTCATTATATACCTTTTTGAAACTTGAAATCTTTCTTTCTTTTTTATTTTCCATAAATTTAATAGTTTTATAAGTCTCTTGTCTTATCAAACTTGTTTCTTTTCGTATCTTTTCTTCTGCTTTTTTTTGCTCCTTATTCTCTATATCTTGAAAATACATTCTCAAGTTATTTTGTTTTCGTTCTATTAAATCCTTAGTTCTTTGTTCTAAATCAATTGCTTCTTTATCTATATCAATTATTTTTTTTATAATTTGTTCCAAATATATCACCTCTATTGATTTTAAATTTTCATATAATTATATTATATCTCTTTAAATTTTAAATTCAACTCTACACTAATAATATACCCATTACACAAAAAAAAGACTCCAACTAAATTAAGCCTTTTTTATAACAATATATATTGAATCTTTATATTCCATTTCAGTATAATATGCTATATCTAAAATTTTAAATTTTTTACTAAACAAATTTATTAATTCATCTTTATCATAATATACAAATTTTAATCCATCTACTATTTCTTCTGTTTCTCCTCTCCAAAAACTATGAAGAGCTATACCATCATTATTCAATATATCATATTGTTTATTTATAGATTCCTTTAGTTCATCTTTATCTAAATGAATAAGAACCTTATTTGAATAAATTGAATCAAATTTTCTATCTATATTTAAAGTTTTATCATCAAGTAATAACAGTTCTATATCTTTATTTTCATCACTATATAAATCTAAAAAAGCCTTTGATTTATCAGAACCAGTAACTTTATAATCTTTTTTAAGTAAATTTAAATCTTTTCCTGGTCCCATACCCAATTCTAAAATAGTAGAACCTTTCTGTAAATACTTCTTTAATATGTTAACTAAATAAGTTCCATCTATTCCTTCTGCCATATTAATATATTCTTTTGCATTTTCCATATTATCGAAATATGCCATATAATCCCCCCTTAGCTTAGCATAGTATATGAATTATATAGTTATTATATACCCAAAAAACTCAGGAAAATTTCCTGAGCTTTTTAATTAATATTTACTTTTTATTTTTTCTTCTTCTATTTTTTCAGCTAACCCATTTAAATATATCCATCTTTCCATCTTTTCTTCTAACTTTTCTTCCAGTACTTCCTTTTCTTTTAATAGCTCTTGTAATAAAACATAGTCTGAAGTAGTATCATTTATTTTTTGATCAATTTCTTCTATTTTAGTTTCTAAATCTAATATAATATCGTCTATTTCCTCATATTCTTTTTTTTCATTATAAGAAAATTTTAATTTTTGACTTTTAGATTTCTCTTTATTTTTCTTTTCATTTTTGGTTTTTTCTTCTTTTTTAAATAATGTATTTATTGCTTTATCTCTACTTTTTTTAAATGCAGTATAATTACCTGTATGTTGTACTATTTCACCTTCACCTTTAAATTCAAATAATTTTTCTGCTATTTTATCTAGAAAATATCTATCATGTGAAACTGCTATTACAGCTCCATCAAAGTTTTCTAAATAATCTTCTAATATTCTTAAAGTTTCTATATCTAAATCATTTGTAGGTTCATCTAATAATAATACATTAGGTGTCTCCATAAGAACCCTTAAGAGATGTAACCTTCTTTTTTCACCACCAGAAAGCTTAGATATATATGACCATTGTAAATCTTTTGAAAAGAGAAAGTTCTCCATCATTTGAGATGCAGTTATTTTATCTCCATCTCCTGTTTCTATATATTCTGCTCCTTCTTTTATATATTCAATTGCACGCTGATTTCCATCAATATGAGAAGTCTCTTGAGAAAATAATCCTATTTTAACAGTTTCACCTATCTCTACTTTCCCAGCATCAGGATTTGTAATTCTATTTATTATATTTATCAAAGTAGATTTACCTATTCCATTTTCTCCTATTATACCTACTCTATCATCTCTTAATACTGTATAAGTAAAGTCTTTTATTATTTTATTTTCACCATAAGCTTTAGATATGTCTTTTAATTCAACAATCTTTTTACCAAGTCTTCTACTTCCAACTGATATATCTATATTTTCTTTTGTAGTATCTATTTTACTTTCTTTCAAATTCTCAAATCTATTAATTCTTGCTTTTTGTTTTGTAGTTCTTGCTTTTGCACCAGTTCTTATCCATTTTAATTCACTATTATATAACTTTTTTCTTTTTTGCTCTTCTTTTTCTAAAAGTTCTTCTCTTTCTAATTTCTTTTCTAAAAAGTAATTATAGTTACCCATGTATTCATATATATTCTTGTTATCTAATTCTATTATTTTGTTCACTATTCTATCTAGAAAATATCTATCATGGGTTATCATTAGTAAGGCACCTTTTCTATTATTTAAATATTCTTCTAGATAATCTATTGAATCATTATCTAAATGGTTTGTAGGTTCATCTAATATTAATAAATCACATGGTTTTATAAGAGCAGATGCAAGAGCTATTCTCTTTTTTAAACCTCCAGATAAATTATCTACTTTTCTAGTAAAATTACTTATGCCTAATTTAGTTAATATTGCTTTTGCTTCACTTTCTAATTCCCATGCATTTTTCTTATCCATTTCCGATGATAATTTTATTATATTTTCGTTTGAAGTATTTTTATCTTCTATAGCCCTATTGTATTCTCTTATAGTTTTCATAATATCACTATTACCTTGAAAAACTTGCTCCAATATAGTTGCACCTTTTTCAAAATGAGGATTTTGACTTAAATATTCTATTCTTATATCATTTCTTTTAATAATTCTACCACTATCAGGACTTTCTTTCCCTGTAATTATTTTTAATAAAGTGGATTTACCTGTTCCATTTATTCCAATAAGACCTATCTTATCTTCTTCATTTATTCCAAAAGTTATATTATTAAATAATTCTTTTTCTCCATATCGCTTTGATATATTTTCTAAAGTTAATAAATTCAATTCTTTCACCTCTTAAAAATTTCTATATATATATTATATCATTTTTAAGAGGTATGAAAAAACTATCTAAAATCCAAAGAGTCTAAATATAGTCAAAAATGGTACATATAATATATTGTTTAAAAATACATCTATTATTATAAAAAATGTAGGATATGCTATAAATGATAGTTCCATGCCTTTTTTCTTAGATTCTTTATAGAATATAAAAGTAGCTAAGCCTGAAATAATATTCATAGCTAAAGGTCCTAATAATCTATAAAAATTGCTAAAAAAGAAATTTGGATAATATATTTCATTCCCTTGCGTAAAATATATAAATTTAAATACTATTATATTTGCAATTATATATATACCTATCATGACTGCTATCTTTATAGAATCTTTACTATACCCCTTGTTAAAGTAAGTAAAATAAAATATTCCTAAAGGTAATGCCATCACAAAAATTATCATAAGTCCTCTAATCACTGTATACATTATTGATATAAAAGGTATAACTACTGATTTTAAGCCAGCTGATAAATAATCTTCTCTTGTTATGCCTTCTTTAGCCATCATTTCCTCTGAGTCACTAAATATTCTAAGATCATCACTGTCATAAACCACATCATTAAATACGACATATTTATTTCCATTAAACTTTACTATTTCAATCTGGTTTGAATATTCATCAGTAGTAGAGATAAACTCTACATTTTTAACTTCACCATTTTTCTTAAGTGTCATATCAAATATATCGTTTTTATCTGATGAATATTGATTTCTTGAGTTTTCTCCCGATCCTATTATATGAATTTCATTATTTACCACATAGGTTTCTATATCTGATTCCAAATTATATATATCATAATTATCTAGATAATATTTAGTACTCTCAAAATCCAAGGTATCTTTATCAATTCTAATATTATTTATTTGATAGTCTTTGCTTCCATCTTTATTTAATCTTTTTAAATAAGTTACAACTAATCTGTCTTCTAAATTATCTATATTTATATCTTTTATACTATATCCAGTGTATTTATTTATATCAACTAAAACAATATTTTCATTTTTTTTCTCATTAAAAAGAGTTAATAATTCTCTATCTCTACCTTTATCCTCTACGGATATTAAAAGGTTATCTTCTGGACTATAATATGCGCTCTTTATATTTCTATCATTTTCTTTTTCAAATATATTTTCTAACTCTTCATTTTGAAATTTATAAGCTAATACTTTTTCATCGTTAGATGTAGTTATTATTATATTTTCATCTATCATACGTACAGTTAAATAATTTACATTTTCAATTATTTTTATAGGTTCTAAAAACTTATCTCCATCAAATGTAGACATATATACATTATTTTTGTAAAGGTAAATATATTTATCTTTTATTAAATATGATTGATTTACATTCTTATACTCAAAATTAGAAATTTCAGTAGTCCCACTATCCTTCACTTCACCTTTTTTATCTATAATATTAAAATTAAATTTATTAGGTTTTTCTATATTTAAGTTGAGTATGTTATCTTCTAATGAAGATAATTTAAAATCATCATCATTCGTTTCACCTATTTTAAAGTCTTCACTCCAATCATCTGTAAAGCTTATTTCACTAATATTTAGAAAATTATAAAAATGCATAGAAATCATTACAATTACTAATACAACTACTATTAATATAGTTCTAAAAAATATTTTATTTTTCATACTATCCCCCATTATCTAAATTATATTTATTTATATAATTTTATCATAATTTCAATGTATAATATGTCTGAAAATTATGAAGAAATTGAAACATATTATTTATTCTTTAAATTATCTAATTTAATTTTTATATTCTATAAAAGTATGTATATTCCTTTTTTTATTCTATATGAAGTTATAAAATATTATGATATAATTTATTGGAATTGTAAAATTATATGTAAAGGATGAAAATTTATTGATTACAGTAACTAATATAAGTTTAAGATATGGGGATCAAAAACTTTTTAAAGATGTAAATTTAAAGTTTAACCCTGGAAATTGCTATGGAATCATAGGTGCCAATGGTGCTGGAAAGTCTACTTTTTTAAAGATTCTTTCAGGAGAAATAGAACCTAATACAGGAGATATAAGTATTCCAAAAGATGCTAGAATGTCTGTTTTAAAACAAGATCATTTTATGTATGATGAGTATCCAGTTATAGAAACAGTTATAATGGGAAACTCTAGACTTTATGAAATAATGAAGGAAAAAGATCAAATATATATGAAAGAAGACTTTTCAGATGAAGATGGAATAAAAGCAGCAGAACTTGAAGGAGAATTTGCTGAATTAAATGGTTGGGAAGCTGAATCTGAAGCTTCTGCTTTGCTTCAAGGACTTGGAATACCGACAGATATGCATGACAAAAAAATGAATGAATTAATTGGTTCAGATAAAGTAAAAGTAATGCTTGCAAAAGCTTTGTTTGGTAATCCAGAAATATTAATATTAGATGAGCCTACCAATAACTTAGATATAAAATCTATAAACTGGTTAGAAGATTTTCTGCTAGACTTTGAAGGTACAGTTTTAGTTGTATCTCATGATAGACATTTTCTAAATACTGTATGTACTCATATTTGCGATATAGATTTTGGAAAAATAAAGCTCTATGTAGGAAACTATGATTTTTGGTATGAATCTAGTAAGTTAGCTCAACAAATGATGAAAGATCAAAATAAGAAAAAAGAAGAAAAAGTAAAAGAATTACAAGCATTTATTGCAAGATTTAGTGCAAATGCATCTAAATCAAAGCAAGCTACTTCTCGTAAAAAATTATTAGAAAAAATTACTATAGATGATATACAACCATCAAGTAGAAGATATCCTTTTGTAGGATTTAAGCCTGAAAGAGAAGTTGGAAATGATATATTAATGGTAGAAGATTTAAATAAAACTATTGATGGGGAAGTAATTTTAAAAGATGTAAACTTCACTGTAAATAAAGGAGATAAAATTGCCTTTGTAGGAGATGAAATCTCTATAACTACATTATTCAAAATATTAATGGGTAAAATAGAAGCTGATAGTGGTAGCTTCAAATGGGGAGTAACTATAACTACAGCATATTTCCCTAAAGATAACTCAGAATTTTTTAATGATGTAGATTTAAATTTAGTTGATTGGATGAGACAATTTTCTGAAGATCAATCAGAAAGTTATTTAAGAGGATTTTTAGGTAGAATGCTTTTCTCTGGTGAAGAAGCACTAAAAAAAGCTAAAGTATTATCAGGTGGAGAAAAAGTAAGATGTATGTTATCTAAAATGATGTTAAGTAGTGCAAATGTATTAATACTTGACCAACCTACTAACCATTTAGATCTTGAATCAATTACAGCTGTAAATAATGGACTAAAGGATTATAAGTCTAATGTATTATTTACATCACATGACCACCAATTTATACAAACAATCGCAAATAGAATAATAAAAGTAACTCCAGAAGGTATCATTGATAAAATGATGAGTTATGATGAATTTTTAGAAAAGGTAGAGTAATTTAAAT
It encodes the following:
- a CDS encoding V-type ATPase subunit — encoded protein: MSSVTKFAAVNTKIRALKRKMLTLNDYENLISKNTIEDFVDYLKSNTGYSEALGQVNIKGIHRDKIEIYLKKYMINQYEKIIHFFIGEYRKLFKILFKKFEIEDLKLYLRTLARGKDLDSIKDLILYKGSYSIVDHDKLIKSKNISELIENLKGTIYYDRLHPYLDEEEDRLMFYIEMNLDRLYFTKLYEQIEHLKSTDRKTLEGILGINIDLLNIEWLYRGSKFFNLSKEELVNYALKGGKITNYNLIKKLSYANSEQDFIEIVATTPYYFLFEDKNTIDLYMEIKLETYMYNRFLDYFNQGKMNIMVAVSYIHLLEYEIRDIISIAESIRYDLDKKETEKYIIREISKGVK
- a CDS encoding ABC-F family ATP-binding cassette domain-containing protein; the encoded protein is MITVTNISLRYGDQKLFKDVNLKFNPGNCYGIIGANGAGKSTFLKILSGEIEPNTGDISIPKDARMSVLKQDHFMYDEYPVIETVIMGNSRLYEIMKEKDQIYMKEDFSDEDGIKAAELEGEFAELNGWEAESEASALLQGLGIPTDMHDKKMNELIGSDKVKVMLAKALFGNPEILILDEPTNNLDIKSINWLEDFLLDFEGTVLVVSHDRHFLNTVCTHICDIDFGKIKLYVGNYDFWYESSKLAQQMMKDQNKKKEEKVKELQAFIARFSANASKSKQATSRKKLLEKITIDDIQPSSRRYPFVGFKPEREVGNDILMVEDLNKTIDGEVILKDVNFTVNKGDKIAFVGDEISITTLFKILMGKIEADSGSFKWGVTITTAYFPKDNSEFFNDVDLNLVDWMRQFSEDQSESYLRGFLGRMLFSGEEALKKAKVLSGGEKVRCMLSKMMLSSANVLILDQPTNHLDLESITAVNNGLKDYKSNVLFTSHDHQFIQTIANRIIKVTPEGIIDKMMSYDEFLEKVE
- a CDS encoding ABC-F family ATP-binding cassette domain-containing protein; translation: MNLLTLENISKRYGEKELFNNITFGINEEDKIGLIGINGTGKSTLLKIITGKESPDSGRIIKRNDIRIEYLSQNPHFEKGATILEQVFQGNSDIMKTIREYNRAIEDKNTSNENIIKLSSEMDKKNAWELESEAKAILTKLGISNFTRKVDNLSGGLKKRIALASALIKPCDLLILDEPTNHLDNDSIDYLEEYLNNRKGALLMITHDRYFLDRIVNKIIELDNKNIYEYMGNYNYFLEKKLEREELLEKEEQKRKKLYNSELKWIRTGAKARTTKQKARINRFENLKESKIDTTKENIDISVGSRRLGKKIVELKDISKAYGENKIIKDFTYTVLRDDRVGIIGENGIGKSTLINIINRITNPDAGKVEIGETVKIGLFSQETSHIDGNQRAIEYIKEGAEYIETGDGDKITASQMMENFLFSKDLQWSYISKLSGGEKRRLHLLRVLMETPNVLLLDEPTNDLDIETLRILEDYLENFDGAVIAVSHDRYFLDKIAEKLFEFKGEGEIVQHTGNYTAFKKSRDKAINTLFKKEEKTKNEKKNKEKSKSQKLKFSYNEKKEYEEIDDIILDLETKIEEIDQKINDTTSDYVLLQELLKEKEVLEEKLEEKMERWIYLNGLAEKIEEEKIKSKY
- a CDS encoding class I SAM-dependent methyltransferase — protein: MAYFDNMENAKEYINMAEGIDGTYLVNILKKYLQKGSTILELGMGPGKDLNLLKKDYKVTGSDKSKAFLDLYSDENKDIELLLLDDKTLNIDRKFDSIYSNKVLIHLDKDELKESINKQYDILNNDGIALHSFWRGETEEIVDGLKFVYYDKDELINLFSKKFKILDIAYYTEMEYKDSIYIVIKKA
- a CDS encoding V-type ATP synthase subunit I, with amino-acid sequence MSIEKMSMINLVGSIEDVDKISRQIILSGNLDVVSALNEIKQSRFNLDVTEKNVESLAGMASVHPLTLHEGYKKALEKMKLIEKIYDESFDIKEEYINENCSLDAMEKNMDELYNKILPIMNKREKIKNDIDNIQKSLDNIKLIEGLDIELEKLDDMKRFNYYFGLLSKENRIKLKKNYENIPAIVLHEDTLNSGELYLVIYPVDLGKETERILRSLSFKKLDIKKGFKGKPKDIIQQLNQEKHNKKSELLKVIEKLENFKQENRKTIERCYSIFKLQERVNSLKKLMVATKYFFYLSAWIPTNCTEEFESRLKDFDITIHYEKEENLTTALNPPTKLKNNWLLSPFEYLIEMYATPSYKELDPTPFLAITYMLFFGAMFGDIGQGFVITIGGIYLGRKNGSKFAKLISRIGISSMIFGFLYGSVFGFEEIIPALVIRPFENIQTVLIASVSAGVFLVFIAYIFNIINGIRLSEYEDALFGKNGIVGGLFYGIVLYLVAQNFLNLPQISTFLGIIISLILIALMILREPLTNIIFGNKPLYSEDIGAYYIESSFEIIETLLSMISNTLSFIRIGAFALTHVGLFMAFQVISDILSNLGFSIIVLTIGNIVIIALEGLIVGIQALRLEYYELFSKYYRGEGRPYKPFKIHEENK